A region of the Amycolatopsis sp. cg13 genome:
TTCCGCAGCGAACCGCCCATGTCGCTGCCCTCGGCGAGCGGCTGCAGACCCGCGGCCAGCGCCGCCGCCGCGCCGCCACTGCTGCCGCCAGCGGAAAGATCCCGCCGATACGGGTTGCGCGTGGCTCCGAAAACGGGATTCATGGTGTGCGAACCGGCCCCGAATTCCGGCGCGTTCGTCTTGCCGAGCGTGATCGCGCCCGCGTTGCGGATTCGTTCGACGACCAGCGTGTCGCTGTCCGGCACGTGGTCGGCGAAAATGGGGGAGCCGTAGGTGGTGCGGACTCCGGCGACGTCGTGCGTGTCCTTGTGCGCCACCGGAATCCCGTGCAGCGGACCGACCTCCTCGCCGTGCGCGAGACGTTCGTCGGCGGCCGCGGCCTCGCTCCGCGCGCGCTCGGCGGTCAGCGTGACGATGGCGTTGATCTGGGGGTTGACCTGCTCGATCCGGTCGAGGTGGGCCTGCAGCACCTCGCGGGCGGACACCTCGCGGGTACGCAGCCGCCGGGCCAGTTCGCGGGCGGGCAGGTAACAGATCTCCTCGGCGCTCACTGGCTTTCCTTCCTGACCCCGGTGTCCGTTCGCGACATCAGCTTCGCGCGTGGTGCTGGGGTATTGGCTGATGACCGCACGGCTGGACCCCCTCGACCGCCGGATCGTCGGCGCGCTGCAAGTCGACGGCCGCGCGTCCTGGCGGCGGATCGCCGAGGTGCTGGACGCGCCGGAGCGCACGGTGGCCCGGCGCGGGACGCACCTGCTGCGCACCGGCGTGGTGACGGTTGTCGCCGTTTCGCCGCACGGTGTGCCGCTGCTGGTCCGCGGCCGTTGCCGGGCCGGGCTCGGCCGTCCGGCGGGCACCGCGCTCGCGGGACGGCCGGAGACGAGCTTCTGCTACCTCATCACCGGACAGGGCGAACTGGTCGCCGAGGTCTTCTGCGACCGCAACCGGCTGCCGACCTTCATGTTCGACGAGATGGCGGCAATCCCCGGCCTGCACGATCTGACGGCCGATACCGTCACCCGCTACTACCGCACCATCCACGAATGGCAGCCCGGCTTGCTCAGTCCTTCCGAGACGGCGGCGATCTCCTCGCTGCCGCAGCCGACCCCGCAACCCCGGCAGCCCGACGGCGTCGCCTTCAGCAGCGACGAACGCGCCATCGTGCGCGCGCTGCGCGAGGACGGCCGGCGGACCCACGAGGAGCTCGCCCGCGCCGCCGGGATCTCGGAATCGACCGTCCGCCGCCGGCTGGAAGCGTTGCGGCGGGAGGAAAAGGTGTTCATCCGGGCCGTGGTGGAGCCGGCCGTGCTGGGGCTGCCGGTCGAGGCGCTGCTGTGGATCCGGTGCCGCCCGCACGACGTCGACGACATCGGCCGCGCGTTGCTGGGCTCGCCGTACGTGCGGTACGCGGCGGCGATGACGGGCGAGTATCAGCTGCTCGCTGACGTGACCTTGCCCGACATCGCCGCGTTGCACGAGTTCGTCGGCAGCTCCGGATGGTCCCGGCAGGCGGATTCGGTGCATACCGGGGTGGTGCTGAAAGCGTTGAAGCGCAGCAGCGTCCTCGCTCCCGAGTTGCGCTCCTGACGGTTACGCCTTTTCCGCCAACCCGTTCAGCACCGACGGCAACGTGCCGCGGTGCAGCACGCCGAGCCGTTGCGTCGCCCGGGTAAGCGCGACATACAGCTCAGCCGCGCCGCGCGGACCGTCCGCGAGAATCCGGTCCGGGTCTACGAGAAGCACAGCGTCGTACTCCAGCCCCTTCGTCTCCGACGCCAGCACCGCACCCGGCACGTCCGGCGGCCCGATCACGACGCTGGTCCCTTCCTTGCCCGCTTCATCGCGGACGAATTCCTCCACCGCGGCAGGCAATTCGTCGTCGGTGACCTTCCGCGACCACGGCCGGATCCCGCACGCGCGAACCGATTCCGGCGGCTCGACCCCCGGCGCGAACTCAGCGAGCACCGCCGCCGCGACGGCCATGATCTCCGCCGGGGTGCGGTAGTTGACGGTGAGCGAACGGTAGGCCCAGCGGCCCGGGACATACGGATCCAGCATCGTGCCCCAGTCGAGCGCCCCCGCCGCCGACCGGCGCTGCGCCAGGTCGCCGACCACGGTGAACGACCGGCTCGGACACCGCCGCATCAGCACCCGCCAGTCCATTTCGGACAGTTCCTGGGCCTCGTCGACGACGACGTGCCGGTACGTCCAGTCCCGGTCCGCGGCGGCGCGTTCGGCGAGGTCGCGGGTGTCGTACTCGACGAACCGCTCGGCCAGGTCGGTGTCGTAGAGCAGGTGCTCCGCCGAGAGGCCGATGTCCTCGTCCATCTCCTCGCGGTCGAGCCGCATGATGTCGAGCACGCCGGCCGCGTACTCGGCCTCCGCCTCGCGTTCGGCCTTGTCCTCCTTCTGTTTCGCCCGGTCCGGCGCCTTGCCGAGGAGGTCGATCAGCTCGTCCAGGAGCGGGACGTCCGACACCGTCCAGGCGTCGCCCTGCTCGCGCAGCAGCGCCGGGCTGGCGCCGGCGGCGGCGAGCCTTGCGGGGGAGGAATACAGCGTGGCCAGCAGGCTTTCCGGGGTGAGGATCGGCCAGAGCCGGTCGATCGCCTTGACGAACGCGCTGTCGGCGAGGAGTTCCTTGACGAGCGTGGAACGGAGGTCCTCCCATTCCTCCTTGTCGTCGCGAGTGAGCCAACCGCGCCCGATGCGGGCCATGGCGCGTTCGGTGAGCACGTACGTGACGATCTCGACGAACGTCGCCCGCGCCTCGTTGTGCGGCCGTCCGCTCTGCCGCGCCTCGTCGCGAGCCCACTCGGCTGTTGCAGCGTCGATCCGGACCGTGATGTCGCGAAGTTCGATCAGGATGGGCTCCTGCGGCAACTCCTGCCGGTCGGCGACCGCCGCATTGAGGACGTCGAGCATCCGCAGAGATCCCTTGAACTGCGCGATTTCCGGCTCGTCCTCGATGTGCGTGCGCAGCCCCGGAAGCAGCCCGCCCGGGGTGGTGAACACCACGTCGGACTCGCCGAGCGACGGCAGCACGCGGCCGATGTGGTTCAGGAACGCCGGATTCGGCCCGAGGACGAGGACGCCGTGGCGCTCCATCCGCTCGCGCTGCGTGTAGAGCAGATACGCGACGCGGTGGAGCGCCACGACCGTTTTCCCGGTTCCTGGCCCTCCCTCAATGACCAGGACGCCGGGATGGTCGAGCCGGATGATGCGGTCCTGCTCGGCCTGGATCGTCGCGACGATGTCCCGCATCCCCTCGCCGCGGGGCGCGTTGACCGCGGCGAGCAGCGCGGCGTCGGCGTCGTTCTCCTCGTCGCTGCCGCCGCCGCGCCCGAAGACCTCGTCGGTGAAGGACGTGACTTGCCGGCCGTGCGTGTGGAACTGCCTCCGCCGCCGCATGCCCTCGGGCGTGGCGGCTGTTGCGGTGTAAAACGCGCTCGAAGCCGGAGCGCGCCAGTCGAGAAGAACGGGTTTGTACTCGTCGTCCTGATCGAAAAGCCCGACCCGGCCGATGTAGGAATGGTCGCCCTCGAGCGAATCGAGCCG
Encoded here:
- a CDS encoding Lrp/AsnC family transcriptional regulator, yielding MTARLDPLDRRIVGALQVDGRASWRRIAEVLDAPERTVARRGTHLLRTGVVTVVAVSPHGVPLLVRGRCRAGLGRPAGTALAGRPETSFCYLITGQGELVAEVFCDRNRLPTFMFDEMAAIPGLHDLTADTVTRYYRTIHEWQPGLLSPSETAAISSLPQPTPQPRQPDGVAFSSDERAIVRALREDGRRTHEELARAAGISESTVRRRLEALRREEKVFIRAVVEPAVLGLPVEALLWIRCRPHDVDDIGRALLGSPYVRYAAAMTGEYQLLADVTLPDIAALHEFVGSSGWSRQADSVHTGVVLKALKRSSVLAPELRS
- the helR gene encoding RNA polymerase recycling motor ATPase HelR: MSTQGYEEELRSEQDYVAGLYRRLDDERERADKRYTAALKRNDGTPGEREVEVRALTREKRRLAFADSGLCFGRLDSLEGDHSYIGRVGLFDQDDEYKPVLLDWRAPASSAFYTATAATPEGMRRRRQFHTHGRQVTSFTDEVFGRGGGSDEENDADAALLAAVNAPRGEGMRDIVATIQAEQDRIIRLDHPGVLVIEGGPGTGKTVVALHRVAYLLYTQRERMERHGVLVLGPNPAFLNHIGRVLPSLGESDVVFTTPGGLLPGLRTHIEDEPEIAQFKGSLRMLDVLNAAVADRQELPQEPILIELRDITVRIDAATAEWARDEARQSGRPHNEARATFVEIVTYVLTERAMARIGRGWLTRDDKEEWEDLRSTLVKELLADSAFVKAIDRLWPILTPESLLATLYSSPARLAAAGASPALLREQGDAWTVSDVPLLDELIDLLGKAPDRAKQKEDKAEREAEAEYAAGVLDIMRLDREEMDEDIGLSAEHLLYDTDLAERFVEYDTRDLAERAAADRDWTYRHVVVDEAQELSEMDWRVLMRRCPSRSFTVVGDLAQRRSAAGALDWGTMLDPYVPGRWAYRSLTVNYRTPAEIMAVAAAVLAEFAPGVEPPESVRACGIRPWSRKVTDDELPAAVEEFVRDEAGKEGTSVVIGPPDVPGAVLASETKGLEYDAVLLVDPDRILADGPRGAAELYVALTRATQRLGVLHRGTLPSVLNGLAEKA